The Callospermophilus lateralis isolate mCalLat2 chromosome 3, mCalLat2.hap1, whole genome shotgun sequence genome has a segment encoding these proteins:
- the Tmem121 gene encoding transmembrane protein 121, which yields MVLPPPDRRHVCLTTLVIMGSMAVMDAYLVEQNQGPRKIGVCIIVLVGDVCFLLVLRYVAVWVGAEVRTAKRGYAMILWFLYIFVLEIKLYFIFQNYKAARRGAADPVARKALTLLLSVCVPGLFLLLVALDRMEYVRTFRKREDLRGRLFWVALDLLDLLDMQANLWEPPRTGLPLWAEGLTFFYCYMLLLVLPCVALSEVSMQGEHIAPQKMMLYPVLSLATVNVVAVLARAANMALFRDSRVSAIFVGKNVVALATKACTFLEYRRQVRDFPPPALALELQPPPTQRNSVPPPPPLHGPPGRPHGPSPTREALDT from the coding sequence ATGGTGCTGCCGCCCCCAGACCGGCGCCACGTGTGCCTGACCACGCTGGTTATCATGGGCAGCATGGCCGTCATGGACGCATACCTGGTGGAGCAGAACCAGGGCCCGCGCAAGATTGGTGTGTGCATTATCGTGCTGGTGGGAGACGTTTGCTTCCTGCTGGTGCTGCGCTACGTGGCCGTGTGGGTGGGCGCCGAGGTGCGCACTGCCAAGCGCGGTTATGCCATGATCCTCTGGTTCCTCTACATCtttgtgctggagatcaaactctACTTTATCTTCCAGAACTACAAGGCGGCGAGGCGTGGTGCAGCCGACCCGGTGGCGCGCAAGGCGCTGACGCTGCTGCTGTCGGTCTGCGTGCCGGGCCTCTTCTTGCTGCTCGTGGCGCTTGACCGTATGGAGTATGTGCGCACCTTCCGCAAGCGTGAAGACCTGCGCGGCCGCCTCTTCTGGGTAGCCCTCGACCTGCTGGACCTGCTGGACATGCAGGCCAACTTGTGGGAGCCGCCGCGCACCGGGCTGCCGCTGTGGGCCGAAGGCCTCACCTTCTTCTACTGCTACATGTTGCTGCTAGTGCTGCCGTGCGTGGCGCTCAGCGAGGTCAGCATGCAGGGCGAGCACATAGCGCCACAGAAGATGATGCTGTACCCGGTGCTCAGCCTCGCCACCGTCAACGTGGTGGCAGTGCTGGCGCGCGCTGCCAACATGGCGCTCTTCCGTGACAGCCGCGTCTCTGCTATCTTCGTCGGCAAGAATGTGGTGGCGCTGGCCACCAAGGCCTGCACCTTCTTGGAGTACCGCCGCCAGGTGCGCGACTTCCCACCACCTGCGCTTGCGCTGGAACTGCAGCCACCTCCGACGCAGCGCAACTCTGTTCCGCCGCCTCCGCCGCTGCATGGCCCGCCTGGGCGCCCCCATGGGCCCTCGCCTACCCGTGAGGCACTGGACACGTGA